From one Scleropages formosus unplaced genomic scaffold, fSclFor1.1, whole genome shotgun sequence genomic stretch:
- the LOC114909722 gene encoding guanylate-binding protein 1-like: MESPVCLIENIDGTLRVVQEATEYLMRINQPVVVVAVVGLYRTGKSYLMNKLAVKRKGFALGATVQSKTKGIWMWCVPHPVKEGHTLVLLDTEGLGDVEKGDQKNDAWIFSLAILLSSTLVYNSRGTIDNQAVENLQYVTELTERIKVKAPSASSAEDDDAEDAQFVQFFPSFVWAVRDFTLQLQIDRRQVNEDQYLEHALTLKKTDNPSSKVTV, translated from the exons ATGGAGTCCCCAGTGTGTCTGATTGAAAACATTGATGGGACCCTCAGAGTGGTTCAAGAAGCGACAGAGTATCTCATGAGGATCAATCAGCCAGTGGTGGTTGTGGCAGTGGTAGGACTGTACCGCACTGGCAAGTCTTACCTTATGAACAAGCTGGCTGTCAAGAGGAAAG GATTTGCCCTGGGAGCCACCGTACAGTCCAAGACCAAAGGCATCTGGATGTGGTGTGTGCCTCACCCAGTGAAAGAGGGCCACACTCTGGTGCTGTTGGACACTGAGGGACTAGGAGATGTGGAGAAG GGTGACCAGAAGAATGATGCCTGGATTTTCTCTCTTGCCATCTTGCTGAGCAGCACTCTTGTGTACAACAGTCGAGGCACTATAGACAACCAAGCTGTGGAAAACCTCCA ATACGTCACAGAGTTGACAGAACGGATTAAGGTCAAAGCCCCCAGTGCTTCATCTGCCGAGGATGATGATGCAGAAGACGCCCAGTTTGTTCAGTTCTTCCCCAGTTTTGTGTGGGCTGTGAGGGACTTCACTTTGCAACTACAGATAGATCGGAGGCAGGTGAATGAAGATCAGTATCTTGAACATGCACTGACTCTTAAAAAG ACAGACAATCCCAGTTCTAAAGtaactgtttaa
- the LOC114909734 gene encoding urokinase plasminogen activator surface receptor-like, with product MKLLLQVILTCAAFSKGYPLNCYECIPGSNGKCTETTKTCPSDETKCGSMTTTVYIGNSVLTEASAKSCAKPQECTSGSINFGVTRTAVNTECCNTGLCNSQNIPAWSKNAPNGKRCFTCNGNDCTSILNCVGDENSCLKTTVSAQGGVVTMKGCVSSNICAAAGDLSAQLGLGVGVSMNCCEGNLCNDARRTMQSILLLLVPLVSTVLIQ from the exons ATGAAACTTCTCCTCCAGGTCATCCTCACTTGTGCAGCCTTCTCTAAAG gttATCCACTTAATTGCTACGAATGTATACCTGGctcaaatggaaaatgcacaGAGACCACCAAAACTTGTCCGTCTGATGAAACCAAATGTGGAAGTATGACTACGACTGTGTATATAG gaaattctgtgTTGACTGAAGCATCAGCAAAGTCCTGTGCAAAACCTCAAGAATGTACCTCTGGTTCCATCAATTTTGGAGTCACCAGGACAGCAGTGAACACTGAGTGCTGTAACACTGGCCTTTGCAACTCTCAAAACATCCCTG CATGGTCAAAAAATGCCCCAAATGGAAAGCGGTGCTTCACCTGTAATGGCAATGACTGCACATCAATTCTTAACTGTGTTGGAGATGAAAATAGTTGCCTCAAGACCACTG tttctgcacaGGGTGGGGTGGTGACCATGAAAGGCTGTGTGTCCtcaaatatttgtgctgctgccgGTGACTTGTCAGCACAACTTGGCCTAGGCGTTGGTGTCAGCATGAACTGCTGTGAAGGAAACCTGTGCAATGATGCTCGGCGCACCATGCAGAGCATCCTCCTCCTGCTAGTGCCTCTGGTCTCTACTGTCCTCATCCAGTGA
- the LOC114909738 gene encoding lymphocyte antigen 6D-like, with amino-acid sequence MKLLLQLILTCATFSKGYPLNCYQCTSDSNGQCTQTTVCPSSANTCQSSTVTVFQGSSVLTETSLNFCTTPQLCISGSINFGIVRTTVNTKCCSTDLCNSQSTPALAQNSPNGKQCFSCDLNNDCTSVINCLGNENNCINATVSQRTMQGCVSSNICAAAADVSAQLGLNLGVNISCCDGNLCNNAQRIMESIFLLLVPLASTFLLY; translated from the exons ATGaagcttctcctccagctcatcctcaCCTGTGCGACCTTCTCTAAAG GTTATCCACTGAATTGCTACCAATGCACATCTGACTCCAATGGACAATGCACACAGACTACAGTGTGTCCATCCTCTGCAAACACTTGTCAAAGTTCAACAGTTACTGTCTTCCAAG GAAGTTCTGTGCTGACTGAAACATCGCTAAACTTCTGCACAACACCTCAACTATGTATCTCTGGTTCCATTAATTTTGGAATCGTCAGGACAACAGTGAACACCAAGTGCTGTAGCACTGATCTCTGCAACAGTCAAAGCACTCCTG CATTGGCACAAAATTCCCCAAATGGGAAACAGTGCTTCAGCTGTGACCTCAATAATGACTGCACGTCAGTTATTAACTGTctgggaaatgaaaacaattgcATCAATGCTACAG TTTCACAGCGGACCATGCAAGGCTGCGTTTCTtcaaatatttgtgctgctgctgctgacgtGTCAGCTCAACTTGGCCTGAATCTTGGTGTCAACATAAGCTGCTGTGATGGAAACCTGTGCAACAATGCTCAGCGCATCATGGAAAGCATCTTCCTCCTACTGGTGCCTCTGGCCTCCACTTTCCTCCTCTATTGA